A region of Subtercola boreus DNA encodes the following proteins:
- a CDS encoding allantoate amidohydrolase, giving the protein MTASSGGGPATLDRTGALSLLARCDELATYSTLPGGLISRVYLTEEHRAVNALAAEWMIEAGMRTWQDAAGNQCGRLEGRTPGLPALLLGSHLDTVPSAGRYDGILGVLIAIAAVDRIHASGIDLPFALEVVAFGDEEGTRFGRALLGSRALAGTSDPAWLDLVDEHGVTLRDAYTAFGLDPSLLGAAARQPRELVGYLEAHIEQGPYLEEAGHALGIVSSIAGARRFAITVNGHAGHSGTPFDRRHDALAGAAEIVMLIERTARDAGLIATVGHLDVFPNAVNVIPGRVELSLDLRAESDADRDRVWQQISTDMTSICESRGLTVETRQTHNAPAVACSPRLRDAIAAGIASTGNIEPMLLLSRAGHDGMAVADVTDIAMLFIRCRGGVSHHPDEHVLAADVAAATDAFEAAVLALVAATPELADGPAAPSAPVAATSAPATPGTEA; this is encoded by the coding sequence GTGACAGCATCCTCCGGCGGCGGTCCCGCGACCCTCGACCGCACCGGCGCGCTCTCCCTCCTCGCGCGCTGCGACGAGCTCGCCACCTACAGCACCCTGCCGGGCGGCCTGATCAGCCGCGTCTACCTCACCGAGGAGCACCGCGCCGTCAACGCGCTCGCCGCAGAGTGGATGATCGAAGCCGGCATGCGCACGTGGCAGGATGCCGCGGGCAACCAGTGCGGTCGCCTCGAAGGACGCACTCCGGGCCTGCCGGCGCTGCTGCTCGGCTCCCACCTCGACACGGTTCCCTCCGCCGGACGGTACGACGGAATCCTCGGCGTGCTCATCGCCATCGCGGCGGTGGACCGCATCCATGCCAGCGGCATCGACCTCCCGTTCGCACTCGAAGTCGTGGCGTTCGGAGACGAGGAGGGAACCCGGTTCGGCCGCGCCCTCCTCGGAAGTCGAGCGCTCGCCGGAACCAGCGATCCCGCCTGGCTCGACCTGGTCGACGAACACGGAGTCACCCTCCGCGATGCCTACACGGCCTTCGGGCTCGACCCGTCCCTCCTCGGAGCGGCGGCCCGTCAGCCGCGCGAGCTCGTCGGCTACCTCGAGGCGCACATCGAGCAGGGCCCCTACCTCGAGGAGGCCGGCCATGCTCTCGGCATCGTCTCCTCGATCGCCGGTGCCCGCCGCTTCGCCATCACCGTGAACGGCCACGCCGGTCACTCCGGCACACCGTTCGACCGCCGGCACGATGCGCTCGCCGGAGCGGCGGAGATCGTCATGCTCATCGAACGCACGGCGCGGGATGCAGGGCTCATCGCCACCGTCGGACACCTCGACGTCTTTCCGAACGCGGTCAACGTCATCCCCGGGCGGGTCGAGCTGAGCCTGGATCTGCGGGCCGAGTCCGACGCCGACCGGGACCGGGTCTGGCAGCAGATCAGCACCGACATGACCTCGATCTGCGAGTCTCGCGGCCTCACCGTTGAGACGCGGCAGACGCACAATGCACCCGCTGTCGCGTGCAGTCCGCGGCTGCGGGACGCCATCGCGGCCGGAATCGCCAGCACCGGGAACATCGAGCCGATGCTCCTCCTCAGCCGGGCCGGCCACGACGGGATGGCCGTCGCCGACGTCACCGACATCGCCATGCTGTTCATCCGGTGCCGCGGCGGCGTGAGCCACCACCCCGACGAGCACGTGCTGGCGGCGGATGTCGCGGCGGCGACCGACGCGTTCGAGGCCGCCGTGCTCGCCCTCGTCGCGGCCACACCCGAGCTGGCTGACGGGCCCGCTGCCCCGTCGGCCCCCGTCGCGGCAACCTCCGCCCCGGCCACGCCGGGCACGGAGGCGTGA
- a CDS encoding pyridoxal-phosphate-dependent aminotransferase family protein — protein MGPGPINADPRVLRAMSAQLLGQYDPAMTAYMTETMGLYREVFRTANEQTLLIDGTSRAGIEAALVSMIEPGDRVLVPVFGRFGHLLREIAERSGAEVHVREAEWGTVFTPEQIEQAVIETEPKILAVVHGDTSTTMAQPLDELGAICREHGVIFYTDVTASLAGNTFETDAWGLDAVTAGLQKCLAGPSGSAPATFSPRAVELINARKSIEAGIRSDGDEVRATPIRSNYFDLAMIFDYWGSKRLNHHTEATSMLYGSRECARLLVDEGIDNAVERHRMHGGAMLEGLRGLGLEIFGDVSHKMNNVTAVYIPDAVSGDAVRGELLDDFGIEIGTSFGPLHGKVWRIGTMGYNARKDTVLTTLAAFEQVLRRAGASVTAGGGVGAAYDFYADEAAGANAGEAAGADVREAELADLERAGL, from the coding sequence ATGGGCCCGGGCCCGATCAACGCCGACCCGCGGGTGCTCCGCGCGATGTCCGCCCAGCTCCTCGGCCAGTACGACCCGGCGATGACCGCGTACATGACCGAGACGATGGGGCTCTACCGCGAGGTCTTCCGCACCGCGAACGAGCAGACGCTCCTCATCGACGGCACGTCCCGCGCCGGCATCGAAGCCGCTCTCGTCAGCATGATCGAGCCGGGTGACCGCGTGCTGGTGCCGGTCTTCGGGCGGTTCGGTCATCTCCTCCGCGAGATCGCGGAGCGCTCGGGTGCCGAGGTGCACGTGCGGGAGGCCGAGTGGGGCACCGTGTTCACGCCCGAGCAGATCGAGCAGGCCGTCATCGAGACGGAACCGAAGATCCTCGCCGTCGTGCACGGCGACACCTCGACCACCATGGCCCAGCCCCTCGACGAACTCGGCGCGATCTGCCGCGAACACGGTGTCATCTTCTACACGGATGTCACGGCCTCCCTCGCCGGCAACACCTTCGAGACCGATGCCTGGGGTCTCGACGCGGTCACTGCGGGCCTCCAGAAGTGCCTCGCCGGGCCCAGCGGATCGGCCCCGGCGACGTTCTCGCCCCGCGCCGTCGAGCTCATCAATGCACGCAAGAGCATCGAGGCGGGCATCCGTTCGGACGGTGACGAGGTACGCGCGACACCCATCCGCTCGAACTACTTCGATCTGGCCATGATCTTCGACTACTGGGGTTCCAAGCGGCTGAACCACCACACCGAGGCCACCTCGATGCTCTACGGGTCGCGGGAATGCGCCCGCCTGCTCGTCGACGAGGGCATCGACAACGCGGTGGAACGTCACCGGATGCACGGGGGAGCCATGCTCGAAGGCCTCAGGGGCCTCGGGCTCGAGATCTTCGGCGACGTGTCGCACAAGATGAACAACGTGACGGCGGTGTACATCCCGGACGCGGTCTCCGGAGACGCGGTGCGCGGCGAGCTGCTCGACGACTTCGGCATCGAGATCGGCACCTCCTTCGGCCCGCTGCATGGGAAGGTCTGGCGCATCGGAACCATGGGGTACAACGCGCGGAAAGACACGGTGCTCACCACCCTCGCCGCGTTCGAACAGGTGCTGCGGCGGGCGGGCGCATCCGTGACGGCCGGTGGCGGAGTGGGCGCAGCCTACGACTTCTACGCCGACGAGGCTGCGGGCGCGAATGCCGGTGAGGCTGCGGGCGCCGACGTGCGCGAGGCGGAGCTGGCCGACCTCGAGCGGGCCGGCCTGTGA
- a CDS encoding acetamidase/formamidase family protein: protein MHFDPLQPGAGAIRSQHYLPATGRNVLWGRLPCASDEAVLEVESGDEVTIDTLSHEGILEDQGRDPLRYFAGHGVDRHHVLDDAIAIAASDYPRDRAADGPHVVTGPIRVRGAKPGDLLKMTLVEALPRVPYGVISNRHSKGALPGEYPASLGTVSVFSSVDEDPDGRRVGVLPVTPGGPNVVRFPLAPFLGIMGVAVSGDTRPHSVPPGAHGGNIDINLLTAGNSLYLPVQVAGALAYVGDPHFAQGDGEVALTAMEASLRVTVRFELLSQADALRQFGALVGPLAETREFLVPTGMSLDLDEAVQHCVRAAISLLGARYGMEPHLAYAYLSAATDFNISQVVDIVKGVHARIRVADFAGVPPR, encoded by the coding sequence ATGCACTTTGACCCGCTCCAGCCGGGCGCCGGCGCGATTCGCTCCCAACACTATCTGCCTGCCACGGGCCGGAATGTGCTCTGGGGTCGTCTGCCGTGTGCCTCCGACGAGGCCGTGCTCGAGGTCGAGTCGGGCGACGAGGTCACGATCGACACGCTCAGCCACGAGGGCATCCTCGAAGACCAGGGCCGTGACCCACTGCGCTACTTCGCCGGCCACGGGGTCGACCGGCACCACGTCCTCGACGACGCGATCGCCATCGCCGCGTCGGACTATCCGCGCGACCGGGCGGCCGACGGCCCGCACGTCGTCACCGGCCCCATCCGGGTGCGCGGGGCGAAGCCCGGTGACCTGCTGAAGATGACGCTCGTCGAGGCGCTGCCCCGGGTTCCGTACGGCGTCATCTCGAACCGGCACAGCAAGGGCGCCCTGCCCGGTGAGTACCCGGCGAGCCTCGGAACCGTGAGCGTGTTCTCGTCGGTCGACGAAGATCCGGATGGCCGCCGGGTCGGCGTTCTGCCTGTCACCCCGGGAGGCCCGAACGTCGTGCGCTTCCCGCTGGCCCCGTTCCTCGGCATCATGGGCGTTGCCGTCTCGGGCGACACCCGCCCGCACTCCGTGCCGCCCGGCGCCCACGGCGGCAACATCGACATCAATCTGCTGACCGCGGGCAACTCGCTCTACCTGCCGGTTCAGGTGGCAGGTGCCCTGGCCTACGTGGGTGACCCGCACTTCGCGCAGGGCGACGGCGAGGTCGCGCTCACCGCGATGGAGGCTTCGCTCCGCGTCACCGTGCGTTTCGAACTGCTCAGCCAGGCGGATGCCCTGCGGCAGTTCGGCGCTCTGGTCGGTCCGCTCGCCGAGACCCGGGAGTTCCTCGTGCCCACCGGCATGAGCCTCGATCTCGACGAGGCGGTTCAGCACTGCGTGCGGGCGGCCATCTCACTGCTCGGGGCCCGCTACGGGATGGAGCCGCACCTCGCCTACGCCTACCTCAGTGCGGCCACCGACTTCAACATCTCCCAGGTCGTCGACATCGTGAAGGGCGTGCACGCCCGCATCCGGGTCGCCGACTTCGCGGGTGTGCCTCCTCGCTGA
- a CDS encoding YoaK family protein, producing the protein MLKRLSRNIPNLHLALMLALTFSTGVVDAVGYLGLDRVFTGNMTGNVVILGMALAGADGLPVIGPVIALLSFMLGAVIAGRVLRPIKEGWTHRSTTLLTVVAVIMVGLAIALLVYGGTPPQPQEYIVTTFLAIAMGIQAGTARHIGVKDVTTVVVTSTITGFAADSRLAGGKGQPWFRRAAAIILIAAGAGVGALLLRLGLGWGVSLSALITVIVAVLGHIGAKHSRVPDATAVKTTN; encoded by the coding sequence GTGCTCAAACGCCTCAGCCGCAACATCCCGAACCTGCACCTCGCTCTCATGCTCGCCCTGACCTTCTCGACCGGGGTCGTGGATGCCGTCGGCTACCTGGGCCTCGACCGTGTCTTCACGGGCAACATGACGGGAAACGTCGTCATCCTCGGCATGGCGCTGGCCGGCGCGGACGGGCTGCCCGTGATCGGGCCGGTGATCGCCCTGCTGAGCTTCATGCTCGGCGCCGTGATCGCCGGGCGGGTACTGCGACCGATCAAGGAAGGCTGGACGCATCGGAGCACCACGCTCCTGACGGTGGTGGCCGTCATCATGGTCGGGCTCGCGATCGCGCTGCTGGTCTACGGCGGCACTCCCCCGCAGCCGCAGGAGTACATCGTGACGACGTTCCTCGCGATCGCGATGGGCATCCAGGCCGGTACGGCGCGGCACATCGGCGTGAAGGACGTGACGACGGTGGTCGTGACCTCCACCATCACCGGGTTCGCTGCGGACTCGCGGCTGGCTGGTGGGAAAGGTCAACCGTGGTTCCGGCGGGCGGCGGCGATCATCCTCATCGCCGCCGGCGCGGGGGTCGGCGCGCTGCTGCTCCGCCTCGGGCTCGGCTGGGGCGTGTCGCTCTCGGCGCTCATCACGGTGATCGTCGCCGTGCTCGGCCACATCGGCGCAAAGCACTCGCGCGTTCCCGACGCCACCGCCGTGAAGACCACGAACTAG
- a CDS encoding YncE family protein produces the protein MFTYSSALRPLARGASLVAVLALLGAASSAAAATVSFRSAPPLSLGGTPGSLVIDETSNTVYLRNSSLGTFSAIDGEKRVVSGQVGVDNAASGVAIDPSRGLAVVTTRSGLVDFVDIGTMTLSGTPLMLGEEPAGVVIDAAAGVAFVATAKNNAVSVIDLDTRTVLGTPITVGVNPGPMALDSRAGVVLVANRGDATVSAIDTGSRKVVGKPATVGAQPLGIAIDSARGLAYVTSNAAGSVTVIRVGDVAPLATFSNVGSNPLGIAIDPDTGRIFVGSYLDSTVTVIDPDTRKPVDVIKTGLQPISVAFDSRHHVLYTTNENGGTLSVIDEMLSPSLVDAALPGCSTGERYSFQLAASGYPHPQFRLGSGELPAGLTLSPGGLIEGPCGKAGASAFTIVAGNGASPDATAEFQILVTGSFTTTAPSPTEGTKSVLPPSANGGELAHTGGHELALSLVGIFLGCFGLLCVVLRRAKSFGK, from the coding sequence ATGTTCACTTATTCGTCTGCGCTACGCCCTCTTGCTCGCGGCGCCTCGCTGGTTGCGGTCCTGGCGCTTCTGGGAGCTGCATCGAGCGCTGCTGCCGCAACAGTCTCGTTCCGTTCGGCACCGCCCCTCTCTCTGGGCGGCACACCAGGCTCGCTGGTCATCGATGAAACGAGCAACACCGTCTATCTCCGAAATTCGTCGCTCGGAACCTTCAGCGCGATCGACGGCGAGAAACGTGTTGTGTCTGGCCAGGTCGGGGTCGACAACGCGGCATCTGGTGTGGCCATCGATCCGAGCCGAGGCCTTGCCGTCGTCACGACGCGGAGTGGCCTGGTCGACTTCGTCGACATCGGAACGATGACCCTCTCAGGAACCCCGCTGATGCTCGGGGAGGAGCCCGCTGGCGTCGTCATAGACGCTGCGGCAGGTGTCGCATTTGTTGCGACGGCCAAGAACAACGCTGTATCTGTGATCGACCTCGACACACGGACGGTGTTGGGCACCCCCATCACCGTGGGAGTGAACCCCGGGCCCATGGCGCTCGACTCCCGGGCCGGAGTCGTGCTCGTTGCGAATCGCGGCGACGCAACTGTCAGTGCTATCGACACCGGGTCCAGAAAAGTTGTCGGAAAACCCGCAACCGTGGGTGCCCAACCACTCGGTATCGCCATCGACTCCGCACGCGGCCTGGCGTACGTGACAAGCAACGCCGCTGGATCTGTGACGGTCATCCGGGTCGGAGACGTCGCACCCCTCGCCACCTTCTCGAACGTCGGATCGAACCCGCTCGGTATTGCCATCGATCCGGACACGGGCCGCATCTTCGTCGGGTCATACCTCGATTCGACCGTGACGGTCATCGATCCTGACACGAGGAAGCCTGTAGATGTGATCAAGACGGGCCTTCAGCCCATCTCTGTCGCATTCGACTCCCGCCACCACGTTCTCTACACCACCAATGAAAATGGTGGAACGCTCAGCGTGATCGATGAGATGCTCAGCCCGTCACTGGTCGATGCCGCACTCCCGGGGTGCTCCACCGGCGAGAGATACAGCTTTCAGCTTGCGGCATCGGGGTACCCGCATCCGCAGTTCAGACTCGGTTCGGGCGAATTGCCCGCCGGCCTGACTCTCTCCCCGGGTGGGCTGATAGAAGGCCCGTGCGGCAAGGCCGGGGCGAGTGCATTCACGATCGTCGCCGGGAACGGCGCCTCGCCCGATGCGACAGCGGAATTTCAGATTCTGGTCACGGGCTCCTTCACGACGACTGCCCCGAGCCCAACTGAGGGGACAAAAAGCGTTCTCCCTCCCTCCGCCAACGGCGGCGAACTCGCCCACACCGGAGGCCACGAGCTGGCACTGAGTCTCGTCGGGATCTTTTTGGGCTGTTTCGGCCTTCTGTGCGTAGTCCTGCGCAGGGCGAAGTCGTTCGGCAAGTGA